The following proteins come from a genomic window of Leishmania major strain Friedlin complete genome, chromosome 1:
- a CDS encoding putative mitochondrial processing peptide beta subunit (previous protein_id=AAC24672.1), with product MLRRTSAVAATAALPHNMTMKDPLCQQVLSRCTPVVYSALPNGFRVATEYVKDCPFATVGVWIDAGSRFEDIRNSGVAHFLEHMNFKGTDRYSKSDVENLFEHRGAHFNAYTSRDRTAYYVKAFTKDVDKMIDVVSDLLQRGRYRRHDIEAERPTILAEMREVEELVDEVLMDNVHQAAYDPTTSGLPLTILGPVENIAKNINKSMIEDYVRVHYTGPRMCLVSSGGISPDAAHALAEKYFSGLSSMNNRPLLRGVYKGGHTVLWNEGMATANTAVAFPICGASHPDSYPLQLIHNVIGQFREGQYDQFSSQRRNPNLPWERVPNLVQLRPFYTPYEETALLGYHIVTARMATSGVARDDAQTLMLNYVLSSLYDLCATKVEDSLLEAAKAEFKASVMMMRDSTTNSAEDLGRQMIHFGRRVPLQEVFERVDAVTPESLRAAAEKYLGVVQPTVSCIGASSTLPKYDPLSLVSNVVHPQLTPAQFPEDARACPL from the coding sequence gccgcacaacATGACAATGAAGGACCCGCTCTGTCAGCAGGTGCTGAGCCGCTGCACCCCCGTCGTCTACTCCGCTCTCCCGAACGGCTTCCGAGTGGCGACGGAGTACGTGAAGGACTGCCCCTTTGCCACCGTCGGCGTGTGGATcgacgccggcagccgctTCGAGGACATCCGCaacagcggcgtggcgcactTCCTGGAGCACATGAACTTCAAAGGCACCGACCGGTACTCGAAGAGCGATGTCGAGAACCTATTCgagcaccgcggcgcgcacTTCAACGCGTACACCTCGCGCGACCGCACCGCCTACTATGTGAAGGCGTTCACGAAGGACGTGGACAAGATGATCGACGTCGTGTCGgacctcctccagcgtggCCGCTACCGCCGGCACGACatcgaggcggagcggccgACGATCTTGGCGGAGATgcgcgaggtggaggagctcgTGGATGAGGTGCTCATGGACAACGTGCACCAAGCCGCCTACGACCCGACGACGAGCGGGCTGCCGCTCACCATCCTCGGCCCGGTCGAGAACATCGCCAAGAACATCAACAAGTCCATGATCGAGGACTACGTGCGGGTGCACTACACAGGGCCACGCATGTGCCTCGTGTCGTCTGGCGGCATCTCGCCCgatgcggcgcacgcgctggcggagaaGTACTTTAGCGGCCTGTCCTCCATGAACAACCGCCCGCTCCTGCGCGGTGTGTACAAGGGTGGTCACACAGTTCTGTGGAACGAGGGCATGGCGACAGCGAACACGGCCGTGGCCTTCCCGATCTGCGGCGCCTCGCACCCGGACAGCtacccgctgcagctgataCACAACGTCATTGGTCAGTTTCGCGAAGGGCAGTACGACCAGTTCAGCTCCCAGCGCCGCAACCCGAACCTGCCGTGGGAGCGGGTGCCGAACCTGGTCCAGCTGCGCCCCTTCTACACACCGTAcgaggagacggcgctgctcggctACCACATTGTGACAGCCCGCATGGCGACGAGCGGCGTTGCCCGCGACGACGCGCAGACACTGATGCTCAACTACGTCCTCAGCTCGCTCTACGACCTGTGTGCCACCAAGGTCGAAGACTCCCTGTTGGAGGCGGCCAAAGCGGAGTTCAAGGCGTCCGTCATGATGATGCGTGACAGCACGACGAACAGCGCCGAAGACCTTGGGCGGCAGATGATTCACTTTGGCCGccgcgtgccgctgcaggaggtgTTTGAGCGGGTCGACGCCGTCACGCCCGAGTCcctgcgcgccgcggcggagaagTACTTGGGCGTCGTGCAACCCACCGTTTCCTGCATcggcgcgagcagcacgtTGCCCAAGTACGACCCCCTCTCGCTCGTGTCGAATGTGGTGCACCCGCAgctgacgccggcgcagtTTCCGGAggacgcgcgtgcgtgtccgctgtga
- a CDS encoding conserved hypothetical protein (previous protein_id=AAC24673.1), with translation MTPTRPSRISLLAAPAPVPLDAQGHVCHARAAATAPATVVSNAEEVTEARGSCAPLHASREDTRDRDSPVAAPQRQQPALNAEDEWRWRASRPASSASSSSSPSAQDEAHSDRVVYEDGQDGGEEAADRSSEWRHSGADGASDDAEASSSTALHPPSPPQLHQQEASPLLPSLTPVATACTQQAKPPSTTAPPGLESDTPPPQVVSQGKGTDPAKRLCTAVAPASGRATLTASPPSPSPGMWVSCAHSDLPARYRDIPGYYCTYCSYTVCVDCFPLTNLREQSRVTRTAAPSPAPLPAASASSVTGEMDWLDAVIASPATAVRSGGDVNNEHQGHATAAAYARESAGGGYGHTSRQRHLKEGASLRGAPPTSSSSTVATPLRCHLCRRGDLVREEALLHEWCCEGPAPAARQHSGGSLVYDTANLHKYHFMRAQREKRRSSTEPLLARVLAVFPATLGGAGTRADESAPCVTQSPLQSRRRRPHGDASSGKSAVRGRDPLPSASSVHGRRLTLSRLDARANAAASLRDGAALPHLDRCEEGGSYVFSVWNPRMEVQLVWCAVNREAREGAPALHPHHYQRSSVGHRGHGVLPPSASVTPLFMWRCPPSLPGLPARPFRVTVPYGLYAFANTHALALYEASDIFRKVTTQLAAAASGGDGAHHAQPHPRQLSSVKVSPAATMRALLIVHVMHHVATTPVPLRLGRALPPPLPDPTSQHHHLKEQRPMPQASSSHVARGTTTPPSASRKRARMSDEDAEGGAEVAAPPPTADLQWPHGLASPELVLCVDHLLHGRSVAVYGIGSKYYFLHHVAQSAELKHFHVVTVDASLGRGDDDVGNGDPHGGGQRGRRSGGGSGSGASGGVAAAPSIVRQLIILGSTLARRVRSTALKTELQLRGHDAMPPRRQARQQDTHQRDQQRPGAAAEADAYPAARAALAGEEVRSPAVARDVTSAMQRVVTASRTAMTPVDVMDVDDALSSSGDEWDGKLGGWGKLCDSLRSAERVAAMPARDTVREVGQSPAARSTLATVTATTGMITPRKTALTSRPHQRCPPSPTVLTSTPSSQRSTQLGGADASLSATPSLPLMSPVPAFFEVLQRTVTGSLENDGAAGAEKDGEGDVAPTRGACVEVPECASRLHSPKLPPLPVTAASHRGGAASEVTWRAPVMVFASDAVRQLVLASVRRRQTSRRCVQWVSLPSTTALAVLAEQTPFTATPAPTAPPRLHLTEAHQLRPGWSPPVLLVLHNVDLLDTEEAGLLLQLCAEFAHPHPHLQLLLSFDDPRWPLTPLAGALTQMGVCAVQLRNLLLPRVHEMQHVSSLRLLMDSEAMAAGGAGSLGLKTMGHGAPRAAGAGGLASAGSNSGASGGSHLLQDTMRRVLFSLPPAFSGLLRILINLQEEMGEGQKVSVFVAKDRFEQHGIMVSQGRLKALLQELTSNRIAQYDVAEHALTVMQPRKLSKVLEEVTAQRDGAAAAAAAPVSSGPSIFRPS, from the coding sequence ATGACGCCGACCCGACCGTCGCGGATATCGTTGCTGGCCGCACCCGCGCCTGTGCCGCTAGACGCGCAGGGGCACGTGTGCCACGCCAGAGCCGCGGCAACAGCGCCTGCAACCGTCGTGAGCAACGCTGAGGAGGTGACCGAAGCGCGAGGCTCGTGCGCCCCACTCCATGCCAGCCGAGAAGACACACGTGACCGTGACTCGCCAGTGGCAGCAccccagcggcagcagccggcattgaacgccgaggacgagTGGAGATGGCGTGCCTCCCGCCCtgcctcgtcggcgtcgtcatcctcgtcaCCGTCTGCGCAAGACGAAGCGCATTCAGACCGCGTCGTCTACGAAGATGGACAAGACGGTGGTGAGGAGGCAGCCGACCGAAGTTCCGAGTGGCGCCACAGTGGCGCAGATGGAGCGTCAGATGACGCAGAGGCTTCGTCGTCTACGGCGCTCCACccgccgtcaccaccgcagctgcaccagcaaGAGGCGTCACCTCTACTGCCGTCGCTgacgccggtggcgacggcgtgcacGCAGCAGGCAAAGCCGCCGTCCACTACCGCGCCACCAGGCCTGGAGAGCGAtacgccgccaccgcaggtGGTCAGTCAAGGAAAAGGCACGGATCCAGCCAAGCGGCtgtgcaccgccgtcgctccTGCCTCTGGAAGAGCGACCCTGACCgcatctccgccttcgccgtcgccgggGATGTGGGTGTCctgcgcgcacagcgacCTGCCGGCGCGGTACCGCGACATTCCGGGGTACTACTGCACGTACTGTTCCTACACGGTTTGCGTGGACTGCTTCCCTCTCACTAACTTGCGGGAGCAGTCGCGTGTCACGCGaaccgccgcgccgtcccccgcccccttgcCGGCTGCATCCGCGTCGTCTGTGACGGGAGAGATGGACTGGCTGGATGCCGTGATCGCCTCCCCTGCGACCGCCGTGCGCAGTGGCGGAGATGTGAACAATGAGCACCAGGGCCatgccacggccgccgcctaCGCAAGGGAGAGCGCTGGGGGCGGCTACGGTCACAcgtcgcggcagcgacacctgAAGGAGGGTGCCTCGTTACGTGGCGCCCCGCCGacctcgtcatcgtcgacggtggcgacacCTCTCCGCTGTCACCTCTGCCGGCGCGGCGACCTCGTGCGTGAAGAGGCGCTCCTGCACGAGTGGTGCTGTGAGgggccggcgccggcggcgcggcagcacagcggcggcagccttGTCTACGACACGGCGAATCTGCACAAGTACCACTTCATGCGAGCACAGCGAGAGAAGCGGCGGTCATCGACGGAGCCGCTGCTTGCCCGGGTGCTCGCAGTCTTCCCAGCCACGTTGGGCGGGGCAGGCACCCGCGCAGACGAGTCGGCCCCATGCGTCACGCAGAGCCCCCTGCaaagccgtcgccgccgcccccacGGCGATGCGTCGAGCGGCAAGAGCGCCGTTCGCGGGCGGGACCCGCTGCCGTCCGCGTCGTCAGTGCATGGACGGCGGCTGACGCTGTCACGCCTTGATGCAAGAGCCAACGCAGCCGCCAGTCTGCGCGatggcgcagcgctgccgcacctcgACCGTTgcgaggagggcggcagctACGTCTTCTCTGTATGGAATCCGAGGATGGAGGTGCAGCTCGTGTGGTGCGCCGTGAATCGCGAGGCTCGTGAAGGTGCACCCGCCCTTCATCCCCACCACtaccagcgcagcagcgtgggCCACCGTGGCCATggcgtgctgccgccctcgGCCTCCGTCACGCCGCTCTTCATGTGGCGCTGCCCACCCTCCTTGCCAGGGCTTCCGGCGCGGCCGTTCCGCGTGACGGTTCCCTACGGCCTGTATGCCTTTgccaacacgcacgcgctggcgctgtaCGAGGCGAGCGACATCTTCCGAAAAGTCACCACACAactcgctgccgcggcgagtggcggcgatggcgcacaccacgcacagccgcacccCCGGCAGCTGTCGTCTGTGAAGGTGTCGCCGGCCGCCACGATGCGTGCGCTGCTCATTGTACACGTGATGCACCACGTCGCCACGACCccagtgccgctgcgcctggggcgtgcgctgccgccaccgctgccagaCCCTACATcacagcaccaccacctgaAGGAACAGCGCCCGATGCCACAGGCCTCATCTTCACACGTAGCACGCGGCACCACAacaccgccgtcggcgtcgcgcaAGCGTGCGCGGAtgagcgacgaggacgcggaAGGGGGCGCGGAGGTCGCGGCTCCGCCGCCCACTGCTGACCTGCAGTGGCCTCATGGTCTTGCCTCGCCGGAGCTGGTGCTCTGCGTGGATCACCTGCTGCACGGCCGCTCCGTCGCGGTGTACGGCATCGGCTCGAAGTATTACTTTCTGCACCACGTGGCGCAGAGCGCGGAGCTGAAACACTTTCACGTCGTCACGGTGGACGCTAGCCTCGGTCGTGGTGACGATGACGTGGGCAACGGCGATCCGCACGGCGGTGGCCAGCGTGGGCGGCGCTCCGGAggtggcagcggctcggGCGCATcgggcggcgttgccgccgccccctcgaTTGTGCGTCAGCTGATCATCCTTGGCAGCACGCTCGcgaggcgcgtgcgctccACCGCGCTCAagacggagctgcagctgcggggGCACGACGCcatgccgccgcggcggcaagcGCGCCAGCAGGATACGCATCAACGTGACCAGCAGAGgcctggtgctgccgcggaAGCTGATGCGTATCCTGCGGCACGGGCGGCGCTCGCCGGAGAAGAAGTCCGCTCGCCAGCAGTGGCGCGTGACGTCACGTCCGCCATGCAGCGCGTGGTGACCGCATCACGGACGGCGATGACGCCTGTGGATGTAATGGACGTCGACGATGccttgagcagcagcggcgacgagtgGGATGGAAAGCTTGGCGGTTGGGGTAAGCTGTGCGACTCGCTCCGTAGCGCTGAACGCGTCGCTGCCATGCCGGCTCGTGACACCGTCCGCGAGGTGGGGCAGTCCCCTGCGGCGAGGTCGACGCTTGCAACGGTGACAGCAACGACGGGGATGATCACGCCACGCAAAACAGCGTTGACGTCGCggccgcaccagcgctgtcctccctcgccgacggtgctgacgagcacgccgtcctcgcagcgcagcacgcagcTTGGCGGTGCGGATGCGTCGTTGTCTGCGACGCCCTCGCTACCACTCATGTCGCCGGTGCCCGCCTTCTTCGAAGTGTTGCAGCGCACCGTCACCGGTTCGCTGGAGaacgacggtgccgccggcgccgagaaggacggcgaaggcgacgTCGCCCCGACTCGCGGCGCGTGCGTAGAAGTGCCCGAGTGCGCGAGCCGTCTCCACTCGCCGAAGCTGCCCCCTCTGCCCGTCACAGCCGCCTCGcatcgaggcggcgcggcgtcagAAGTGACGTGGCGGGCCCCGGTCATGGTTTTtgccagcgacgccgtccgtcagctggtgctggcgtctgtgcggcgccgccagaCGAGCCGCCGCTGTGTGCAGTGGGTCTCCTTGccatcgacgacggcgtTGGCCGTGCTGGCCGAGCAGACACCGTTCACGgcaacgccagcgccgactgcgcctcctcgcctgcACCTGACGGAGGCCCATCAGCTGCGTCCTGGCTGGTCGCCGCCGGTGTTACTCGTGCTGCACAACGTCGACTTGCTGGACACGGAGGAAGCGGGCCTGCTCCTGCAGTTGTGCGCCGAGTtcgcccacccacacccgcacctgcagctgctgctctccttcGACGACCCGCGATGgccgctgacgccgctggCCGGCGCGCTCACGCAgatgggcgtgtgcgcggtaCAGCTACGCAAtctcctgctgccgcgcgtgcATGAAATGCAGCACGTGAGCAGCCTACGCCTTCTCATGGACTCGGAGGCAATGGCagccggcggtgctggttCGCTGGGGTTGAAGACGATGGGGCACGGCGCGCcgagagctgctggcgctggcggcctTGCAAGCGCCGGCAGTAACAGCGGTGCTAGTGGCGGCTCACACCTTCTGCAGGATACGATGCGTCGCGTGCTCTTCAGCTTACCGCCAGCCTTCAGCGGTCTCCTGCGCATCCTCATCAACctgcaggaggagatggGCGAGGGCCAGAAGGTATCCGTGTTCGTCGCGAAGGACAGGTTCGAGCAGCATGGGATCATGGTGTCGCAGGGACGGCTGAAGGCGTTGCTGCAGGAGCTCACGTCGAACCGGATCGCGCAGTACGACGTGGCCGAGCACGCACTGACGGTGATGCAGCCTCGAAAGCTGAGCAAGGTACTGGAAGAGGTTACGGCGCAGCGagatggcgccgctgctgctgcagcggcgccggtaTCTTCCGGGCCATCCATCTTTCGCCCCAGCTGA
- a CDS encoding conserved hypothetical protein (previous protein_id=AAC24674.1): MPGVDLLDAFAELVVRVVFSLPHTEPEKTSSSDEDAPYGANSSATQIFSRVNSLEDEQQLQLLSDTPLSHIGMGNGNGAGNSAIRTTSCSNSISRGSSAASLDLYPGGFWNALARAPAAAAVNGARTSRPSSVVSLGTADNLSTPRSGAGLWNRLLGGSGRTQTPPHTPSLSPAPHTGLTTTTSSFVQLTDAELGMGAAASGGGGYGSLGAAHSPGGGNGMWGGFSPTPITAHSNASTPLRDACQLLSSSSSNSHQHPPPPPQQQHQQQLMGSHGLRLGWSPTRSGNGNGSRPSQRSSSSEFDIL; the protein is encoded by the coding sequence ATGCCTGGCGTGGACCTTCTCGATGCATTCGCCGAACTCGTGGTGCGGGTCGTCTTCAGCCTGCCGCACACGGAACCGGAGAAGACGTCGAGCAGCGATGAAGACGCGCCCTACGGTgcgaacagcagcgccacgcagaTCTTCTCTCGCGTGAACTCGCTCGAggatgagcagcagctgcagctcctcagCGACACACCGCTTTCGCACATTGGCATGGgcaacggcaacggcgccggcaaCTCCGCTATAAGGACAACCTCGTGCAGCAACTCCatcagccgcggcagcagcgccgcctcgctcgacCTCTACCCCGGAGGTTTCTGGAACGCCCTGGCGCGGGcaccggcggccgcggcggtgaaTGGCGCTAGGACATCGCGCCCAAGCAGCGTCGTGTCGCTCGGCACCGCCGACAACCTCTCCACcccacgcagcggcgccggcttGTGGAATCGACttctcggcggcagcggtcgcACACAGACCCCGCCGCACACCCCGTCCCTCAGCCCCGCACCGCACACCGGTCTGACGACCACAACGTCAAGCTTCGTTCAGCTGACGGATGCGGAACTTGGCATgggcgccgcggccagcggtggcggcggctacGGCAGCTTAGGTGCAGCGCATAGCCCCGGGGGCGGCAACGGTATGTGGGGCGGCTTCTCTCCCACGCCCATCACGGCACACTCAAACGCCTCCACGCCGCTCCGCGACGCGTGCCAGCTGctatcctcctcctcgtccaaCTCACATCagcacccgccgccgccgccgcagcagcagcatcagcagcagctgatggGTTCTCATGGCCTGCGCCTCGGTTGGAGTCCGACACGGAGCGGCAAtggcaacggcagccgcccctcgcagcgcagctcctccagcgagTTCGACATCCTGTAG
- a CDS encoding hypothetical protein (previous protein_id=AAC24675.1): MGSSAMSASPFSAVNGFRGSDDDDDDDGRTALSQVRQALADRRRMRSGVIAGVVDPVAAASASPPLLAKPRKGTSHEPSLCVDRSDNENSADCQRRQAPGSHKQHRERRSPSAPDAFLSCVEDGKLLSVSPLPSPLARAMSASPLISKSSAPVLGALPPSPSPRRISYYGGFLAHTLDAHDLAGAVFPKSSYTDALPLPMSAPQTDNESSVVATDQSSARSRRERPAASGRSNAVFDKTLAEAMVSTVVRMRENEKRRGSAAQPQQPLRRDSLSTNTTIGSTVFASSHRPGLPTTPITSRAMAAFGHTTADVLNVADYNDSVGFHRATARGSPQHHNPNAGDTDVYAGDFRSAPMAALTHPASSSATASQHCLCTSGTPESSSAPLRITASRDKERASAARSPDARSRQSSTLPAAPSVLWDITGQPVHRDGVRGLSTTASGRSGSTMMTVSSGTADVAVPEVAAKAAAPQLSYHQLTEAFYGSYKGGEMAQDAYLYFVAQQQQQQQQLLLLQQPEGSSGGTTSRHGNKHQRSRPSAAMTTTPTRTAARARGGCTVQRVFVSGRSEIQPTMTSQASTTSLTAAAATRAAPAQLEPRSISTDTPLSALRRSSNAAAAAAAAEWQHPHSQPEARPSSTSLVSVHSSNDGSCHSSASRGNGHGASSPSSPLRLSVTVRAVTAGTTAARGAVREAVDDVEVQQQQPRKTSTSKKRSTAVAVAHAAPSQRRSSGRSSFSMDAEPRDTEVDQMSEPPSAVASSSATAATDTATTTDRIRNLLHKSVSIYQEAQQQQSEPHEGPPDA; this comes from the coding sequence aTGGGCTCATCTGCGATGTCGGCATCGCCCTTCTCTGCCGTTAACGGCTTCCGCGGcagtgatgatgatgatgatgacgaTGGCCGCACGGCACTTAGCCAAGTGCGCCAGGCGCTCGCGGATCGGCGACGAATGCGCTCTGGCGTTATTGCTGGCGTTGTCGACCctgtggcagcagcgtcggcgtcgccaccCTTGCTGGCCAAGCCGCGCAAGGGCACCAGTCATGAACCCTCCCTCTGTGTGGACCGCAGCGACAACGAGAACAGCGCTGACTGTCAACGCAGGCAAGCGCCCGGCTCTCACAAGCAGCACCGCGAGCGACGGTCGCCATCTGCCCCAGACGCCTTCCTCTCGTGCGTGGAGGATGGAAAACTGCTGTCGGTGAGTCCATTGCCATCCCCGCTGGCGCGGGCGATGtcggcatcgccgctgaTATCGAAATCATCAGCGCCGGTGTTGGGGGCGTTGCCCccgtcgccttcgccgcgccgcatctCCTACTACGGGGGCTTCCTGGCCCACACGCTGGACGCGCACGACCTTGCGGGGGCTGTGTTCCCAAAGTCGAGCTACACGGAcgccctgccgctgccgatgtcgGCGCCGCAGACGGATAACGAGTCTTCAGTGGTAGCAACGGAtcagagcagcgcgcgcagccgccgagaGCGGCCCGCCGCCAGCGGGCGGTCCAACGCAGTCTTCGACAAGACGCTCGCGGAGGCGATGGTgtcgacggtggtgcgcatgcgcgagAATGAGAAACgacgtggcagcgccgcgcagccgcagcagccgttgCGGCGCGACTCGCTCTCGACAAACACCACGATCGGCAGCACCGTTTTTGCCAGCAGCCACAGGCCGGGACTTCCAACGACGCCCATTACGAGCCGCGCCATGGCGGCCTTCGGtcacaccaccgccgacgtCCTCAATGTCGCGGATTACAACGACAGCGTTGGCTTTCACCGCGCGACGGCGAGAgggtcgccgcagcaccacaacCCCAACGCCGGCGACACAGACGTGTACGCAGGCGATTTCCGCAGCGCACCGATGGCAGCCCTCACGCACccggcgtcttcgtccgcGACGGCCTCGCAGCACTGTCTGTGCACCTCAGGCACGCCAGAgtcgtcgtcagcgccgctgcggataACGGCGTCCCGCGACAAGGAGCGCGCTTCGGCTGCGCGCAGCCCGGACGCGCGATCACGGCAGTCGTCCACATtgcccgcagcgccgtctgTTTTGTGGGACATAACCGGGCAGCCCGTGCACCGCGACGGGGTCCGAGGCCTTTCCACCACAGcgagcggccgcagcggaaGCACGATGATGACggtcagcagcggcacggcggaCGTGGCAGTGCCGGAGGTCGCTGCGAAGGCCGCCGCCCCACAGCTGTCGTATCACCAGCTCACTGAGGCCTTCTACGGTAGCTACAAGGGTGGCGAGATGGCGCAGGACGCGTACCTGTACTTCgttgctcagcagcagcagcagcagcagcagctgctgctgctgcaacagCCCGAAGGAAGCAGTGGCGGCACGACATCACGCCATGGCAACAAGCACCAGCGATCAAGGCCCTCGGccgcgatgacgacgacgccgacacgCACCGCTGCAAGAGCTCGGGGCGGGTgcacggtgcagcgggtTTTCGTATCAGGACGGTCGGAAATTCAACCAACAATGACCTCGCAAGCCTCAACGACCTCCCtcacggccgccgctgcaacccgcgccgctccagcgcagcTGGAACCGCGCTCCATTTCCACCGATACCCCGCTTTCGGCGTTGCGGAGGAGCTCCaatgccgcagcagcagcagcagcagcagagtgGCAGCACCCACATTCACAGCCCGAGGCACggccgagcagcaccagcctTGTCAGCgtccacagcagcaacgacggCAGCTGTCACAGTAGTGCCAGTCGTGGTAATGGCCACGgtgcctcctcgccgtcgtctccGCTGAGGCTGTCGGTTACCGTGAGGGCGGTAACCGCAGGGACAACAGCGGCAAGGGGCGCTGTGAGGGAGGCTGTCGACGACGTGGAagttcagcagcagcagccacggaAGACCTCGACAAGCAAGAAGAGGTCCACTGCTGTAGCGGTGGCGCATGCTGCACCTAGCCAGCGTCGCAGCTCTGGAAGGTCGTCCTTCTCGATGGATGCGGAGCCGAGGGATACCGAGGTGGACCAGATGAGTGAACCACCATCGGCTGTAGCGTCGTCATCTgccacagcggcgacagACACCGCAACAACGACTGACCGCATCCGGAACCTGCTGCACAAGTCGGTGTCCATCTACCAAGaggcgcagcaacagcagtcGGAGCCGCACGAGGGCCCTCCAGACGCGTGA
- a CDS encoding hypothetical protein (previous protein_id=AAC24676.1), giving the protein MSKSDLFNDAQVPMRATVLRFGDDVEGASYPEAALTIDDAAVPAEAKVEVYHDGDNSGSAHESVPHHAQDLRHDFTSGILNCHESCAVCLDACLCMYCTASAHHNFLMNDTEGLYLPVCWGLFCVDVGLSAVSSYLPSSLHFHTYFMRSAIRRRYNLHSAGAPVNSNTHGSSSSGCDCTTESMLDLLTVCFCLPCAIAQHQREIMHQGDWCGGVFSNRYSLQTPATVHTI; this is encoded by the coding sequence ATGAGCAAGTCCGACCTTTTCAACGACGCGCAGGTGCCCATGCGCGCCACGGTGCTGCGAttcggcgacgacgtcgaaGGCGCCAGCTACCCGGAAGCCGCTCTCACCATCGAcgatgcggcggtgccggccgaGGCGAAAGTCGAGGTGTACCACGACGGGGACAATAGTGGCAGCGCTCATGAGAGCGTGCCGCACCACGCACAGGACCTGCGGCACGACTTCACGAGTGGCATCCTCAACTGCCACGAGAGCTGCGCCGTGTGTCTCGACGCTTGCCTGTGCATGTACTGCACCGCCAGTGCGCACCACAACTTTCTCATGAACGACACAGAGGGCCTTTACCTCCCCGTCTGCTGGGGGCTGTTCTGCGTCGATGTCGGGCTCAGCGCAGTGTCCTCGTACCTGCCGAGCTCGCTCCACTTCCACACCTACTTTatgcgcagcgccatccgcAGACGCTACAACCTGCACTCGGCGGGCGCGCCTGTCAACTCCAATAcgcatggcagcagcagcagtggctgTGACTGTACGACAGAGTCGATGCTGGACCTCCTGACCGTATGCTTCTGCCTGCCGTGCGCCATTGCCCAGCATCAGCGCGAGATCATGCACCAGGGCGActggtgcggcggcgtcttcAGCAACCGCTACTCGCTGCAGACCCCAGCGACAGTGCACACAATCTAG
- a CDS encoding hypothetical protein (previous protein_id=AAC24677.1), giving the protein MTAPPGSPAFCPPPAQYQYAYVPAASYVAASSCVGRGNNGGPLPYPLQPEAAPGYGEEQTSLLWNTRLFGLSTDVPSAMDSVMCIYCISSTHFNYLYRQQRGMFDPITAALLCFDVFWCMQLWPVVTPLSSITLHTLITRRELRKRYGLVGNDLFVKMDRLNADTAAATEAGETGAQAEEATTAEVESQPHRARDSDVTAEAAAAEPAGTGEAAAEVISVTPPATAPSEAAAPRTGESDVMAHTPRRVCHGLRS; this is encoded by the coding sequence ATGACAGCGCCGCCCGGGTCGCCAGCATTCTGCCCGCCTCCCGCGCAGTACCAGTACGCCTATGTGCCGGCCGCCAGCTACGTGGCGGCAAGCAGCTGTGTAGGCAGAGGCAACAACGGCGGTCCGCTGCCGTATCCGCTGCAGCCCGAGGCCGCACCAGGGTATGGCGAGGAACAGACATCCCTACTGTGGAACACAAGGCTCTTCGGCCTCTCCACGGACGTCCCCTCTGCCATGGACTCCGTCATGTGCATCTACTgcatcagcagcacgcacTTCAACTATCTGTaccgccagcagcgtggCATGTTCGATCCGATCACCGCCGCTCTCCTGTGCTTCGATGTTTTTTGGTGCATGCAGCTGTGGCCCGTTGtcacgccgctgtcgtccaTCACGCTGCACACGCTCATCACCCGCCGAGAGCTGCGGAAGCGCTATGGCCTCGTCGGCAACGACCTATTCGTGAAGATGGATCGCCTCAATGCCgacactgcagcagcgacggaggcgggCGAGACGGGGGCGCAAGCTGAGgaggcgacgacggcagagGTAGAGTCACAGCCGCACAGGGCACGCGACAGCGACGTCAcggcggaggctgcggctgctgagcCAGCAGGCACGGGGGAAGCTGCCGCAGAAGTGATATCAGTGACGCCCCCGGCCACAGCACCATCTGAAGCTgccgcgccacgcacagGAGAATCGGACGTGATGGCACACACGCCACGCCGTGTGTGCCATGGGCTTCGAAGCTGA